From one Bos javanicus breed banteng chromosome 15, ARS-OSU_banteng_1.0, whole genome shotgun sequence genomic stretch:
- the LOC133226756 gene encoding olfactory receptor 51V1-like, protein MSVRPDHKISNSTFLLTGFPGLEQDYPWLSIPFSCIYVMVLSGNCLVLHVIHTEPSLHEPMFYFLAMLALTDLCMGLSTVHTVLGILWGLSQEIGLDACIAQTFFVHGLSCMESGVLLAMAFDRFTAICNPLRYTSILTNTRIINIGVVILGRSFLFITAPIVRLKFFHYCRHRILSHSFCLHQDLLRLACSDIRFNSFYALALVICTLLLDSVLIFISYILILHSVLTIASQEERLKSLKTCVSHICAVLVFYIPIIGLTMVHRFGKHLSPVVHVLMGNIYILFPPLMNPIIYSIKTQQIRNRIQRWFIKQT, encoded by the coding sequence ATGTCTGTTCGTCCTGATCACAAAATCAGTAACTCTACCTTTCTCCTTACGGGTTTCCCTGGTCTGGAACAGGACTATCCCTGGctctccatccccttctcctgtatCTATGTTATGGTACTGTCAGGAAACTGCCTGGTGCTGCATGTGATCCATACTGAACCGAGCCTGCATGAGCCCATGTTCTACTTCCTGGCCATGCTGGCCCTCACTGACCTGTGCATGGGGCTGTCCACAGTGCACACGGTGCTGGGGATCCTGTGGGGGCTCAGCCAGGAGATTGGTCTGGATGCCTGCATTGCCCAAACCTTCTTTGTTCATGGTCTATCTTGCATGGAGTCTGGAGTCCTTCTCGCCATGGCCTTTGATCGCTTTACTGCAATCTGCAATCCTCTAAGATACACATCTATCCTCACCAATACCAGAATCATCAACATCGGTGTGGTCATTTTAGGGAGGAGTTTCCTGTTCATTACTGCTCCCATTGTCCGCCTAAAGTTTTTCCATTACTGCCGACATCGCATCCTTTCTCACTCCTTCTGCTTGCACCAGGACCTACTCCGGCTGGCCTGCTCTGACATCCGCTTCAATAGCTTCTATGCCTTAGCCCTGGTGATCTGCACACTGCTTTTGGATTCAGTGCTCATTTTCATCTCCTACATATTGATCCTGCACTCTGTCTTGACTATTGCATCTCAAGAAGAGCGGCTGAAGTCCTTGAagacctgtgtctcccacatctgTGCTGTCCTGGTTTTCTATATTCCAATCATTGGTCTGACTATGGTACACCGCTTTGGGAAGCACCTCTCGCCTGTGGTCCATGTCCTCATGGGCAACATCTACATCCTTTTCCCACCCTTGATGAACCCCATCATCTACAGCATCAAGACCCAACAAATCCGTAACAGGATTCAGAGATGGTTCATTAAACAAACTTGA